In one window of Denticeps clupeoides chromosome 2, fDenClu1.1, whole genome shotgun sequence DNA:
- the hexim1 gene encoding protein HEXIM1, giving the protein MELTTSEGGAKPEDDCRGRHRDGKQVQRNQLEVCPERVSADAHPTCRGQTPADAEPASSEPGVPDGRQGKKKHRRRASKKKRRWKPYYKLSWEEKKELDERETARASRVRAEMFAKGLPVAPYNTTQFLMEEHDREEPDLNTELCGRRSFGASRSEDTASEEDCFDEDDEEEEGDGGSDGMGRPGHAAGGEFLQRDFSETYERYHVETLQNMSKQELVREYLELEKCLSRLEEENNWLRSAHGGPGGGPEQRLRELELELERLRAQNGELLAHGSGGPANATAAAAPEAGAQ; this is encoded by the coding sequence ATGGAACTCACTACAAGCGAAGGCGGCGCGAAGCCGGAGGATGACTGCAGGGGGCGCCATCGAGACGGGAAACAAGTGCAGCGGAACCAGCTGGAGGTGTGTCCTGAGCGCGTTTCTGCAGACGCGCACCCGACGTGCCGCGGCCAAACGCCGGCCGACGCGGAGCCGGCGTCCTCCGAGCCGGGCGTCCCGGACGGCCGCCAGGGCAAGAAGAAGCACCGGCGCAGGGCCTCCAAGAAGAAGCGGCGCTGGAAGCCCTACTACAAGCTGTCctgggaggagaagaaggagctgGACGAGCGGGAGACGGCCCGGGCGTCCCGCGTCCGGGCGGAGATGTTCGCCAAGGGCCTCCCGGTGGCCCCGTACAACACCACCCAGTTCCTGATGGAGGAGCACGACCGCGAGGAGCCGGACCTCAACACGGAGCTCTGCGGCCGCCGCTCCTTCGGCGCCAGCCGCTCGGAGGACACCGCCAGCGAGGAGGACTGCTTCGACgaggacgacgaggaggaggagggcgacgGCGGCAGCGACGGCATGGGCCGGCCGGGACACGCGGCCGGCGGGGAGTTCCTGCAGAGGGACTTCTCGGAGACTTACGAGCGGTACCACGTGGAGACCCTGCAGAACATGTCCAAGCAAGAGCTGGTGCGCGAGtacctggagctggagaagtgCCTGTCccggctggaggaggagaacaaCTGGCTGCGCAGCGCGCACGGCGGCCCGGGCGGCGGGCCGGAGCAGCGCCTCcgggagctggagctggagctggagcggcTGCGGGCGCAGAACGGCGAGCTGCTGGCGCACGGCTCCGGGGGCCCGGCCAACGCCACGGCCGCCGCGGCTCCGGAGGCCGGCGCGCAGTGA